The following are encoded in a window of Halosimplex halophilum genomic DNA:
- a CDS encoding beta-galactosidase has protein sequence MFAYGAQYYRPPNPPSDAWADDLSQMADLGFNTVKLWAMWNHAHPSEDEFDFAELDELVELAGERDLDVVISLILENAPHWLVDRHPEARYEDHDGGKVDVRARPNTPGGGWPGLCLNHDAVRDHAERFTRRLAGRYSDDPTVTSYTTWDEAFFEPNLHFPDKRFCYCEACRDKFEDWLRDRYGAIDGLNEAWETRYTSWSQVEPPRYHGGYPRYLDWLRFRLDSQQGHMQWRASALGEGDATASVRAHGISGNLGDLPHRFNDDWRSADTVDEWGTTTFPHWGPDHPDITTDAERQTLDHHLMLDVARGAAGEKPFWQTELQGGHVRSGNSIDPMGLTRGPDPDPESMALWNWNALAGGATGLLYWQYRPELLGHESPGFGLVRRDGSRTERTEVAASFADLVSERPVLEASEPVRGDVAIGTLAEAPLFNYVAEKDTEQFATAVRGVYRAMWATDYQVDFAKPHQFDGYDAVYLPFPLLLEPSTVEAIEAYVDGGGTLVTGGAPAVYDENGRCLRESPGHDLDEVFGTRLRTTRYADGETLEVADARAAVSADGGTPGVQAAPAAARRDVFDPTTATALGRWSDGGVGATVDSHGDGTAMAVGTLLGRAATDDDALDAVRSTLSHLFDRGGASPTVRCSDGAVQTRLHATDDGWLLYVLNPTDESRTVDVQCSKTGSVQEALGDLRVDAADPLRVTVDDRAGGVLLF, from the coding sequence ATGTTCGCGTACGGCGCTCAGTACTATCGTCCGCCGAATCCGCCGTCGGACGCCTGGGCCGACGACCTCTCTCAGATGGCCGATCTCGGGTTCAACACGGTGAAGCTGTGGGCGATGTGGAACCACGCCCACCCGAGCGAAGACGAGTTCGACTTCGCCGAGCTCGACGAACTGGTCGAACTCGCCGGTGAGCGCGATCTCGATGTCGTCATCTCGCTGATCCTGGAGAACGCGCCCCACTGGCTGGTCGACCGGCACCCCGAAGCCCGCTACGAGGACCACGACGGCGGGAAAGTCGACGTGCGGGCGCGGCCGAACACGCCCGGGGGCGGGTGGCCCGGACTCTGCCTGAACCACGACGCGGTCCGCGACCACGCCGAGCGGTTCACGCGACGGCTGGCCGGCCGCTACTCGGACGACCCGACGGTCACCTCTTACACGACGTGGGACGAAGCGTTCTTCGAGCCGAACCTCCACTTCCCGGACAAGCGGTTCTGTTACTGCGAAGCCTGCAGGGACAAGTTCGAGGACTGGCTTCGTGATCGATACGGTGCCATCGACGGCCTGAACGAGGCCTGGGAGACGCGATACACGTCGTGGTCACAGGTCGAACCGCCGAGGTACCACGGCGGGTACCCCCGGTATCTGGACTGGCTGCGGTTCCGCCTCGACTCCCAGCAGGGACACATGCAGTGGCGGGCGAGCGCCCTGGGCGAGGGCGACGCGACCGCGTCGGTCCGCGCACACGGCATCTCCGGCAATCTCGGCGACCTGCCCCACCGGTTCAACGACGACTGGCGGTCGGCCGATACCGTCGACGAGTGGGGAACGACGACGTTCCCCCACTGGGGGCCCGACCACCCCGACATCACGACCGACGCCGAGCGCCAGACGCTCGACCACCACCTGATGCTCGACGTCGCCAGGGGCGCCGCCGGCGAGAAACCGTTCTGGCAGACGGAACTCCAGGGCGGACACGTCCGGAGCGGCAACAGTATCGACCCCATGGGACTGACGCGAGGCCCCGATCCCGATCCGGAGTCGATGGCGCTGTGGAACTGGAACGCGCTCGCCGGGGGGGCGACCGGCCTGCTCTACTGGCAGTACCGGCCGGAGCTGCTCGGCCACGAGAGCCCCGGGTTCGGCCTCGTCCGTCGGGACGGGTCGCGAACGGAGCGCACCGAGGTCGCCGCCTCGTTCGCCGACCTCGTCTCGGAGCGGCCCGTTCTCGAGGCGTCGGAACCGGTTCGCGGGGACGTCGCCATCGGCACGCTCGCGGAGGCGCCCCTGTTCAACTACGTCGCCGAGAAGGACACCGAGCAGTTCGCGACGGCCGTTCGCGGTGTCTACCGGGCGATGTGGGCGACCGACTACCAGGTCGACTTCGCCAAACCCCACCAGTTCGACGGGTACGACGCCGTCTACCTCCCCTTCCCGCTCCTGCTCGAACCGTCGACCGTCGAGGCTATCGAGGCGTACGTCGACGGGGGCGGCACGCTCGTCACCGGCGGTGCGCCCGCCGTCTACGACGAGAACGGTCGATGCCTCCGTGAATCGCCCGGCCACGACCTGGACGAGGTCTTCGGCACGCGCCTGCGCACCACCCGGTACGCGGACGGCGAGACGCTGGAAGTCGCTGACGCGCGAGCGGCAGTCTCGGCCGACGGCGGAACGCCCGGCGTACAGGCTGCGCCGGCGGCCGCGAGACGCGACGTCTTCGACCCCACGACCGCGACCGCGCTCGGTCGCTGGAGCGACGGTGGCGTCGGCGCGACGGTCGACTCGCACGGCGACGGGACGGCGATGGCCGTCGGCACCCTTCTCGGCCGCGCGGCAACCGACGATGACGCGCTCGACGCGGTCCGGTCGACGCTCTCGCACCTGTTCGACCGGGGCGGGGCGAGCCCGACCGTCCGGTGCTCCGACGGGGCGGTCCAGACGCGACTCCACGCGACCGACGACGGCTGGTTGCTCTACGTGCTCAATCCCACCGACGAATCCCGTACCGTCGACGTGCAGTGCAGTAAAACTGGGAGTGTCCAGGAGGCGCTCGGGGACCTCCGCGTCGACGCGGCCGACCCGCTCCGCGTGACGGTCGACGACCGCGCCGGCGGCGTCCTCCTCTTCTGA
- a CDS encoding ABC transporter ATP-binding protein, which yields MSAEPVVSLSDVEVHFDQNEGLVDRLRGDGKAPVRAVDGVSLDIEENDVVALVGESGCGKTTLGKAAIGLQRPTDGEVRYRGQDVWDAFDGAGDASVDAADIRRSLQIVHQDPGSSLNPNQTVMATLAAPLKRWYDDLSREDRRARILGMLETVGMEPPADYAERYPHQLSGGEKQRVALVRALLMNPDVILADEAVSALDVSLRVEMMDLMLELQDRFDTSFLFISHNLSNARYLTKRAGGRIGIMYMGELVEVGPAEEVLQDPKHPYTRVLKWATANLHPDYVQVEEPPVRDIDIPDQTDPPSGCRFHTRCPVAREACREEHPSLGDDGGHAAACFRDDDTHRYWSSPELDD from the coding sequence ATGAGCGCGGAGCCGGTCGTCTCGCTGTCGGACGTCGAGGTCCACTTCGACCAGAACGAGGGGCTGGTCGACCGACTCCGCGGGGACGGCAAGGCCCCGGTCCGGGCGGTCGACGGCGTCTCGCTTGACATCGAGGAGAACGACGTCGTCGCGCTCGTCGGCGAGTCCGGCTGCGGGAAGACCACGCTCGGGAAGGCGGCGATCGGGCTCCAGCGGCCGACCGACGGCGAGGTACGGTACCGCGGACAGGACGTCTGGGACGCCTTCGACGGAGCCGGCGACGCGTCGGTCGACGCGGCGGATATCCGCAGGTCCCTGCAGATCGTCCACCAGGACCCCGGGTCGTCGCTCAACCCCAACCAGACGGTGATGGCGACGCTCGCCGCGCCGCTGAAGCGCTGGTACGACGACCTCTCGCGGGAGGACCGCCGCGCTCGCATCCTCGGGATGCTCGAGACCGTCGGGATGGAGCCGCCGGCGGACTACGCCGAGCGGTATCCCCACCAGCTCTCCGGCGGCGAGAAACAGCGCGTCGCGCTCGTCCGCGCCCTGTTGATGAACCCGGACGTGATCCTCGCCGACGAGGCCGTCTCCGCGCTGGACGTCTCCCTGCGCGTCGAGATGATGGACCTGATGCTGGAGCTGCAGGACCGGTTCGACACCTCCTTCCTGTTCATCAGCCACAACCTCTCGAACGCGCGGTATCTGACCAAGCGCGCCGGCGGGCGGATCGGTATCATGTACATGGGCGAACTCGTCGAGGTCGGCCCCGCAGAGGAGGTCCTGCAGGACCCCAAACACCCCTACACGCGGGTCCTCAAGTGGGCGACCGCCAACCTCCACCCGGACTACGTCCAGGTCGAGGAGCCCCCGGTCCGGGACATCGACATCCCCGACCAGACCGACCCCCCGAGCGGCTGTCGGTTCCACACGCGCTGTCCCGTCGCCAGGGAGGCCTGCCGCGAGGAGCACCCGTCGCTCGGTGACGACGGCGGCCACGCCGCGGCCTGCTTCCGGGACGACGATACCCACCGGTACTGGTCGAGCCCCGAACTCGACGACTAG
- a CDS encoding ABC transporter ATP-binding protein, translating into MSRTDPTADTQTDRDETGVAGPGTSTPTADDPILELRDVNVTFDMSRGVSRVLDDVSVDVARQEILGVVGESGSGKSMFASALLDAVVDPGRLSGEIVYRPDPDTEIDVLGLSESDLKRLRWEEIAMVFQGAQSSFNPTLSVRGHFVETLKAHDYDVDEGLRRARDLISDLYMDPDRVLDSYAHELSGGMQQRALIALSLVLEPNVLVMDEPTAALDLLMQRSILSLLNELQEKYDLTVVFITHDLPLVAGLADRLAVMYAFELVEVGPARETVLDAAHPYTRALLRSVPNLDIPLDEMRAIEGSAPDPVNTPEGCSYHPRCPLSTEECLVSDPEFRAAGTDHHVACFHHEDAAEGVPFDIEDHAPEEEAEWP; encoded by the coding sequence ATGTCACGAACAGACCCAACTGCCGATACCCAGACGGACCGAGACGAGACGGGAGTCGCCGGCCCGGGAACGTCGACACCCACGGCGGACGACCCGATCCTCGAACTACGGGACGTGAACGTCACGTTCGATATGAGCCGGGGGGTGTCCCGCGTGCTCGACGACGTGAGCGTCGACGTGGCCAGACAGGAGATACTCGGCGTCGTCGGCGAGTCCGGGTCGGGCAAGTCCATGTTCGCCTCGGCGCTGCTCGACGCCGTCGTCGACCCGGGACGGCTCTCGGGGGAGATCGTCTACCGCCCCGACCCCGACACGGAGATCGACGTGCTGGGCCTCTCCGAGTCCGACCTGAAGCGCCTGCGCTGGGAGGAGATCGCCATGGTCTTCCAGGGCGCCCAGTCGTCGTTCAACCCGACGCTGTCGGTCCGGGGCCACTTCGTCGAGACGCTGAAAGCCCACGACTACGACGTCGACGAGGGGCTCCGTCGGGCCAGGGACCTCATCTCGGACCTCTACATGGACCCCGACCGGGTGCTCGACTCCTACGCCCACGAGCTGTCGGGCGGGATGCAACAGCGGGCGCTCATCGCGCTGTCGCTCGTGCTCGAACCGAACGTGCTGGTGATGGACGAACCGACGGCGGCGCTGGATCTCCTGATGCAGCGGTCCATCCTGAGCCTGCTGAACGAGCTGCAGGAGAAATACGACCTGACCGTCGTGTTCATCACGCACGACCTGCCGCTGGTCGCCGGGCTGGCCGACCGCCTGGCCGTGATGTACGCCTTCGAACTCGTCGAGGTCGGGCCGGCCCGCGAGACGGTGCTCGACGCCGCCCACCCCTACACCAGGGCGCTGTTGCGGTCGGTCCCGAACCTGGACATCCCACTCGACGAGATGCGGGCGATCGAGGGGTCGGCCCCGGACCCGGTGAACACGCCGGAGGGGTGCAGTTACCACCCCCGGTGTCCGCTGTCGACCGAGGAGTGTCTGGTCTCCGATCCGGAGTTCCGGGCGGCCGGCACCGACCACCACGTCGCCTGTTTCCACCACGAGGACGCGGCCGAGGGCGTCCCGTTCGACATCGAGGACCACGCGCCCGAGGAGGAGGCGGAGTGGCCATGA
- a CDS encoding ABC transporter permease, protein MKRTDDRTGDEDGDSDERFQSFAASGGDDPSSSDPRAVSTDGGAAGSVSPFERVADDSVEGTDRLRQLVDLWLLAPARIVWSDWRARAGAAIILLFVLMGTVGPLLVRYPEPNTGPRLLAPFQNWAYPLGTDPKAQGVFASVVHATPVMLKMILGGAVFSIIVATVIGIVSGYKGGWTETVLMTITDIMMTIPGLPLIIVVAAIVQPESPIVVGVLVSINAWAGLARAVRSQVLTIRNAPYVEASRTMGLGVPTILGRDVLPNLMPYILVNFVGAARGVIFGSVGLYFLGVLPFSNLNWGVMITRAYNSGALYSDSLRHWLLAPLFTVVFLSFGLILFAQGCDRLFNPRVRAKHASTVDDDEEPSDGQAATTATRT, encoded by the coding sequence ATGAAGCGTACTGACGACCGGACCGGCGACGAAGACGGGGACAGCGACGAGCGCTTTCAGTCGTTCGCCGCGTCGGGCGGGGACGACCCCTCGTCGTCGGACCCTCGGGCGGTCTCGACCGACGGCGGTGCGGCGGGGTCGGTCTCGCCGTTCGAACGCGTGGCCGACGACAGCGTCGAGGGGACCGACCGGCTCCGCCAGCTCGTCGACCTCTGGCTGCTCGCGCCCGCCCGCATCGTGTGGTCGGACTGGCGGGCCCGCGCCGGCGCGGCCATCATCCTCCTGTTCGTCCTCATGGGGACCGTGGGGCCGCTGCTCGTGCGGTACCCCGAGCCCAACACCGGACCGCGACTGCTCGCGCCGTTCCAGAACTGGGCGTACCCCCTCGGGACCGACCCGAAGGCCCAGGGCGTCTTCGCCAGCGTCGTCCACGCGACGCCCGTGATGCTGAAGATGATCCTCGGCGGTGCCGTCTTCTCGATCATCGTCGCGACCGTCATCGGGATCGTCTCCGGCTACAAGGGCGGGTGGACCGAGACGGTCCTGATGACGATCACGGACATCATGATGACCATCCCGGGCCTGCCGCTCATCATCGTGGTGGCGGCGATCGTCCAGCCCGAGAGCCCGATCGTGGTCGGCGTGCTCGTCTCCATCAACGCGTGGGCCGGGCTGGCCCGAGCCGTCCGCTCGCAGGTGCTCACGATCCGCAACGCCCCGTACGTCGAGGCGTCGCGGACGATGGGACTCGGCGTACCGACCATCCTCGGGCGAGACGTCCTCCCGAACCTGATGCCGTACATCCTGGTGAACTTCGTCGGGGCGGCCCGCGGGGTCATCTTCGGCTCCGTGGGGCTGTACTTCCTCGGCGTGCTCCCGTTCTCGAACCTGAACTGGGGCGTCATGATAACCCGGGCGTACAACTCCGGGGCGCTGTACTCCGACTCGCTGCGCCACTGGTTGCTCGCCCCGCTGTTCACCGTCGTGTTCCTCTCGTTCGGGCTCATCCTGTTCGCCCAGGGCTGCGACCGGCTGTTCAACCCGCGCGTGCGAGCCAAACACGCGTCGACGGTCGACGACGACGAGGAACCGAGCGACGGCCAGGCCGCTACGACCGCGACTCGAACGTAA
- a CDS encoding ABC transporter permease, with product MASNRYYAKRIGQSFVTVYAVVTLSFVLIRLMPGGPIDYLRAQYMRQNLNQEEIQQKIALYTNIETDAPMWEQYVEYMAALAQFDFGRSIFYAEPVAGLLGSAVPWTVLYMSISLCLMFAIGVSMGAFMAYREGSRFDTASTLLSIVANSVPYYIAAILLLYLLGFEWSVFPTAGRMNPQTSVGLNLPFVVGVLTHAALPVLSLVVTGFGGKAITMRGNAISELGEDYLRVARLRGLPERRIALRYVARNAILPMYTGIMISIGTMFGGSVILEKIFAYQGVGYYVFKSISSRDYPLMMGGFILITVAVVIGVLIADLTYGKLDPRAGGESDEAY from the coding sequence ATGGCAAGTAACCGTTACTACGCGAAACGAATCGGGCAGTCCTTCGTCACGGTGTACGCCGTCGTGACGCTCTCGTTCGTCCTCATTCGACTGATGCCCGGGGGACCGATCGACTACCTCCGGGCGCAGTACATGCGACAGAACCTCAACCAGGAGGAGATCCAGCAGAAGATCGCTCTCTACACCAACATCGAGACGGACGCGCCGATGTGGGAACAGTACGTCGAATACATGGCCGCGCTCGCGCAGTTCGACTTCGGGCGGTCCATCTTCTACGCGGAGCCCGTCGCCGGCCTGCTGGGAAGCGCCGTCCCGTGGACGGTCCTGTACATGTCCATCTCGCTGTGTCTGATGTTCGCGATCGGCGTCTCGATGGGCGCGTTCATGGCCTACCGCGAGGGCAGCCGGTTCGACACGGCCTCGACGCTCCTGTCGATCGTCGCGAACTCGGTCCCCTACTACATCGCGGCCATCCTCCTGCTGTACCTGCTCGGGTTCGAGTGGTCGGTGTTCCCGACGGCCGGCCGGATGAACCCGCAGACGAGCGTCGGGCTCAACCTCCCGTTCGTCGTCGGCGTCCTGACCCACGCGGCGCTGCCGGTGCTCTCGCTGGTCGTGACCGGATTCGGCGGGAAGGCCATCACCATGCGGGGCAACGCGATCAGCGAACTCGGCGAGGACTACCTCCGGGTGGCGCGCCTGCGCGGGCTGCCGGAGCGCCGGATCGCGCTCCGGTACGTCGCCCGCAATGCCATCCTCCCGATGTACACGGGCATCATGATCTCCATCGGGACGATGTTCGGCGGGTCGGTCATCCTGGAGAAGATCTTCGCCTACCAGGGCGTCGGCTACTACGTGTTCAAGTCGATATCGTCGCGCGACTACCCGCTGATGATGGGCGGGTTCATCCTCATCACGGTCGCGGTCGTCATCGGCGTCCTCATCGCGGACCTGACCTACGGGAAACTCGACCCCCGCGCCGGAGGTGAGAGCGATGAAGCGTACTGA
- a CDS encoding ABC transporter substrate-binding protein: MEPHDRNAYSRRRVVKGIGLTGVTLGLAGCSGDTDGGGGDGTDGAGDGGDGGDGGTSSENTPSPEPVESTWKGVLTKPGEDGQHNPWGKNYNFDGFFLYDHLGRYHGNNHEFVGFVADDWSVDGTTATLQLRDTYTWHDGDPVTADDLVTQLDIESLLGSPFDTVESYEKTGERSMEFSLSKPANEFMVLNQILSRRLQAKTSIYGEFAERARNAESEEEEQAVITDLQEMELQFGAEKHPIGNGPWQFKSASNQEWTFELYEDYDNGHFSADERNFSQAGWRYVPSKSKRSLALANDRIDYWTKTHPTQSQIEQQPDAVDWNKVPLYNGYGLVANFNKEPWDDRRVRQAMLYAIDFGLVAENTSGAYQRDAIEIPCGVSNSMLDTYLGDAQDQYLTYEKDREKAAQLLRDAGFSKSDGTWQKPDGEPFAPTIKEGRGGYWVSIGQNVTSQLGNFGVDAELQKVGHTQMYGEIVPNGNFDVIGDWWSGVWFQAGYPGYHIRAVTLGWWADQTNYPEQIDVPMPVGDPNGSTETVDVAQLFEDLSTAQDPAEEQRLNRKAAWLYNMTLPKMPITVEHDINLFDTKNWELPPLDGELMQQGEPHWWADRMGEIQARTK, translated from the coding sequence ATGGAACCTCATGATCGCAACGCCTACTCGCGGCGTCGAGTGGTGAAAGGCATCGGGCTGACCGGTGTCACGCTCGGTCTCGCGGGTTGTTCGGGCGACACCGACGGCGGCGGTGGTGACGGCACTGACGGTGCGGGCGACGGCGGTGACGGCGGTGACGGCGGTACCAGTAGTGAGAATACCCCGTCCCCCGAGCCCGTCGAATCCACCTGGAAGGGCGTCCTCACGAAACCCGGCGAGGACGGCCAGCACAACCCCTGGGGCAAGAACTACAACTTCGACGGGTTCTTCCTGTACGACCACCTGGGCCGGTACCACGGGAACAACCACGAGTTCGTCGGGTTCGTCGCGGACGACTGGAGCGTCGACGGGACGACCGCGACGCTCCAGCTCAGGGACACGTACACCTGGCACGACGGCGACCCGGTGACCGCCGACGACCTCGTCACGCAGCTGGACATCGAATCGCTGCTCGGATCCCCGTTCGACACCGTCGAATCCTACGAGAAGACGGGCGAGCGAAGCATGGAGTTCTCGCTGAGCAAACCGGCCAACGAGTTCATGGTCCTCAACCAGATCCTCAGCCGTCGGCTCCAGGCCAAGACGAGCATCTACGGCGAGTTCGCCGAGCGAGCGCGCAACGCCGAGAGCGAGGAGGAGGAGCAGGCGGTCATCACCGACCTCCAGGAGATGGAGCTGCAGTTCGGGGCCGAGAAACACCCCATCGGGAACGGCCCCTGGCAGTTCAAGAGCGCCTCGAACCAGGAGTGGACCTTCGAACTCTACGAAGACTACGACAACGGCCACTTCAGCGCCGACGAGCGCAACTTCAGCCAGGCCGGCTGGCGCTACGTCCCGAGCAAGTCCAAGCGGTCGCTCGCGCTCGCGAACGACAGGATCGACTACTGGACGAAGACCCACCCGACTCAGTCCCAGATCGAACAGCAACCCGACGCCGTCGACTGGAACAAGGTCCCGCTGTACAACGGCTACGGGCTGGTCGCGAACTTCAACAAGGAGCCCTGGGACGACCGCCGGGTCCGCCAGGCGATGCTCTACGCCATCGACTTCGGGCTCGTGGCCGAGAACACCTCCGGCGCGTACCAGCGCGACGCTATCGAGATCCCCTGCGGCGTCTCGAACAGCATGCTCGACACGTACCTCGGCGACGCCCAGGACCAGTACCTCACCTACGAGAAAGACCGGGAGAAAGCGGCGCAGCTCCTGCGCGACGCGGGCTTCTCGAAGTCCGACGGCACCTGGCAGAAGCCCGACGGGGAGCCGTTCGCCCCCACCATCAAGGAAGGGCGGGGCGGCTACTGGGTGTCTATCGGGCAGAACGTCACCAGTCAGCTGGGCAACTTCGGCGTCGACGCGGAACTCCAGAAGGTCGGACACACGCAGATGTACGGCGAGATCGTCCCGAACGGGAACTTCGACGTCATCGGCGACTGGTGGTCCGGCGTGTGGTTCCAGGCCGGCTATCCCGGCTACCACATCCGCGCCGTGACGCTGGGCTGGTGGGCGGACCAGACGAATTACCCCGAACAGATCGACGTTCCGATGCCCGTCGGGGACCCGAACGGCTCGACCGAGACGGTCGACGTCGCCCAGCTGTTCGAGGACCTCTCGACGGCGCAGGACCCCGCGGAAGAACAGCGTCTCAACCGGAAGGCCGCGTGGCTGTACAACATGACGCTGCCGAAGATGCCGATCACCGTCGAACACGACATCAACCTCTTCGACACCAAAAACTGGGAGCTCCCCCCGCTCGACGGCGAGCTCATGCAACAGGGCGAACCCCACTGGTGGGCCGACCGGATGGGCGAGATCCAGGCCCGGACCAAGTAG